The genomic segment CTTTGACCGCACCAAACGGCCCGCTTACCACAATCGCCGCCAGCTTGCGGTCAGCGTGGTTTTTAGGCAGATAGAGATCGCCTACCAGGGTGATCCCGTAACGGTTCTGGAAGGACACCTTACGGTGATCGACTTTGTCACTCTCGGGGAAGGTTTTATCCCAGGCGGTCACCATTGAAACAGGGGCGTTTGGGTTGGTGGCTTCTGCATAACTCATTGTTGTCACTCCACTTAATGATGCACAGAGCAGCATCG from the Oceanidesulfovibrio indonesiensis genome contains:
- a CDS encoding alpha/beta hydrolase, with the protein product MKTFTQKLSVAMLLCASLSGVTTMSYAEATNPNAPVSMVTAWDKTFPESDKVDHRKVSFQNRYGITLVGDLYLPKNHADRKLAAIVVSGPFGAVK